From a region of the uncultured Propionivibrio sp. genome:
- a CDS encoding TRAP transporter substrate-binding protein, with protein sequence MKKFALAMMMVWGTSTALAAVELKLGHFASDTHPCGIAAVQFKKNVEQRTNGEVKISLFGNNALGSPPEVLEQVMLGAVDMSLSGQDQLAKHLPFYDVISTPFAFKDYAMADKVIDGEFKKWAEPELLKKGLVHVSDWEWGFRQLTNSKKPVNTPADLKGMKIRTPPAFAYQAFVEAAGGNAVTIAFAELVMAMKQGVVDGQENPVGTIYDLKLYETQKYMSILNYTYSSMVHVVNKKSWDKLTPAQQKIVTEESITAAKAARKALRDAETAQLKDLETTKGIVIARPDLGPWKAAMGPAWDKVKARVGADNFKRFMDIVEKSAK encoded by the coding sequence CGTCGAGCTGAAGTTGGGGCATTTCGCCTCCGACACGCATCCATGCGGCATTGCCGCCGTGCAGTTCAAGAAGAACGTCGAGCAGCGCACCAACGGCGAAGTGAAGATTTCGCTGTTCGGCAACAACGCGCTCGGTTCGCCCCCCGAAGTGCTCGAACAGGTCATGCTCGGCGCCGTCGACATGAGCCTGTCGGGGCAGGACCAGCTGGCCAAGCATCTGCCCTTCTATGACGTCATCAGCACGCCGTTCGCCTTCAAGGACTACGCCATGGCCGACAAGGTCATCGACGGCGAGTTCAAGAAATGGGCCGAGCCGGAACTGCTCAAGAAGGGCCTGGTGCACGTTTCCGACTGGGAATGGGGCTTCCGCCAGCTGACCAACTCGAAGAAGCCGGTGAACACGCCGGCCGACCTCAAGGGCATGAAGATCCGCACGCCGCCGGCCTTCGCCTACCAGGCCTTCGTTGAAGCCGCGGGCGGCAATGCGGTGACGATCGCCTTCGCCGAGCTCGTCATGGCGATGAAGCAGGGCGTCGTCGACGGCCAGGAAAATCCGGTCGGCACGATCTACGACCTCAAGCTCTACGAGACGCAGAAGTACATGTCGATCCTCAACTACACCTACAGCTCGATGGTGCATGTGGTCAACAAGAAGAGCTGGGACAAGCTGACCCCGGCGCAACAGAAGATCGTCACCGAAGAGTCGATCACGGCCGCCAAGGCGGCACGCAAGGCCTTGCGCGATGCCGAAACGGCGCAACTCAAGGACCTCGAAACGACCAAGGGCATCGTCATCGCGCGTCCGGACCTCGGTCCGTGGAAGGCCGCGATGGGTCCGGCCTGGGACAAGGTCAAGGCGCGTGTCGGCGCGGATAACTTCAAGCGCTTCATGGACATCGTCGAAAAGAGCGCGAAGTAA
- a CDS encoding GntR family transcriptional regulator — MTKKSTKAADAKPQTLVDHVYHEILNRILYNIWGTGHQALEQELAEELGVSRTPVREALIRLQRDGLVKVVPRHGMRVLPISLKDIQEIHQILTSLEALAVELAAARDLSDSDLKLLEKTTRRMEIAHASGDIKAWAEADEDFHCALVSLSGNRILTEVVDNFWGRAQRARLTMLSLRKSTEESTIEHTRLLKAIRDGNPSLAREALEQHRKRGIANLAELMEQHRNILKLS, encoded by the coding sequence ATGACAAAGAAATCGACAAAAGCCGCCGACGCCAAGCCGCAGACTTTGGTTGATCACGTCTATCACGAAATCCTCAACCGGATCCTCTACAACATCTGGGGAACGGGCCACCAGGCGCTCGAACAGGAACTGGCCGAAGAACTCGGCGTCAGCCGGACGCCGGTGCGCGAGGCGCTGATCCGCCTGCAGCGCGATGGTCTGGTCAAGGTCGTTCCGCGCCACGGCATGCGCGTCCTGCCGATCTCGCTCAAGGACATCCAGGAGATCCACCAGATCCTGACGAGCCTCGAAGCGCTCGCCGTCGAACTCGCGGCCGCCCGCGATTTGTCCGACAGCGACCTGAAGCTGCTCGAAAAGACAACGCGACGCATGGAAATCGCGCACGCAAGCGGCGACATCAAGGCCTGGGCCGAAGCCGATGAGGATTTTCACTGCGCGCTGGTCAGCCTGTCCGGCAACCGCATTCTGACCGAAGTCGTCGACAACTTCTGGGGGCGTGCCCAGCGCGCGCGGCTGACCATGCTCTCGCTGCGCAAGAGCACCGAAGAATCGACCATCGAACACACGCGCCTGCTCAAGGCCATCCGCGACGGCAACCCGAGCCTTGCCCGAGAAGCCCTGGAACAGCACAGGAAACGCGGTATCGCCAATCTGGCGGAACTCATGGAGCAGCACCGGAATATTCTCAAACTGTCGTGA
- a CDS encoding TRAP transporter small permease subunit, which produces MKQTVIDSLTKIDKMLVKAMRWFCILLLGAMTVILTLSMVVRFYPFMSMHWFDEVLELMFAALVFYGAAVVWMEHQHFSVGDWISKYIASVRLRFFYRLLVELISLIFIAIFFKYSLDLTLSTEEQTTAFAMSKKWLYMCMPICGAIMLVYTIKNMYIELALILNPDLQVEERVKEDLSAW; this is translated from the coding sequence ATGAAACAGACTGTCATAGATTCGCTGACAAAGATCGACAAGATGCTGGTCAAGGCCATGCGCTGGTTCTGCATTTTGCTGCTGGGTGCCATGACCGTGATCCTGACGCTCAGCATGGTCGTCCGCTTTTATCCGTTCATGTCGATGCACTGGTTCGACGAGGTGCTGGAACTGATGTTCGCGGCGCTGGTGTTCTACGGGGCGGCGGTGGTGTGGATGGAGCATCAGCACTTCAGCGTCGGCGACTGGATCTCGAAATATATCGCCAGCGTGCGTCTGCGCTTCTTCTATCGCCTGCTGGTCGAACTGATTTCGTTGATTTTCATCGCCATCTTCTTCAAATACTCGCTCGATCTGACGCTCAGCACCGAGGAGCAGACGACGGCTTTCGCGATGTCGAAGAAATGGTTGTACATGTGCATGCCGATCTGCGGCGCGATCATGCTCGTCTATACGATCAAGAACATGTATATCGAACTGGCCCTGATTCTCAATCCCGATCTGCAGGTCGAGGAGCGCGTGAAGGAGGATCTGAGCGCCTGGTAG
- a CDS encoding TRAP transporter large permease — MLTLAIFAVLLVLLMIDVPIAVAIGLTAVIFFVAQGQVNFLTLLPQRMYFGTTGFTLLAIPFFILAGNLMNTGGTTDRLFGFARALVGHVKGGVGQVSIVAAMIMSGISGSAIADAAGMGRVQYASMKRAGYPDGVAAAIVVGASTLGPVIPPSIPFVLYGAITSVSITRLFLAGCLPGIVMGGAMMLAIYLMAGPRGLPCDQLTSDYWPKLWVATKRAFFPLMAPIIIIGGMMTGFFTPTEAAVVASLYALGLGFYYKDLKLKDLPDVLFTTIKQTCGLMFIIATANFFGWFVIFERIPDTLIAQLLALGTTPAGFIWIVIAIVLVLGCFIDGNAIFLITLPIFMKLCPMYGVDMVNFGVVMTLLIMIGNMTPPVGMCLFAVDSFAKIGVWKLAYESMPHLLAILAVTILCAFVPEIALCVPDWLMGPGN; from the coding sequence ATGCTGACGCTTGCCATTTTTGCCGTATTGCTTGTCCTGCTGATGATCGATGTGCCGATCGCCGTCGCCATCGGTCTTACCGCTGTCATTTTCTTCGTTGCGCAGGGGCAGGTGAATTTCCTCACCTTGCTGCCCCAGCGCATGTATTTCGGAACGACGGGATTCACGCTGCTGGCGATTCCCTTCTTCATCCTTGCCGGCAATCTGATGAACACCGGCGGCACCACGGACCGGTTGTTCGGCTTCGCCCGCGCCCTTGTCGGGCACGTCAAGGGCGGTGTTGGCCAGGTCAGCATCGTTGCCGCGATGATCATGTCCGGCATTTCCGGATCGGCGATTGCCGATGCGGCCGGCATGGGGCGCGTCCAGTACGCTTCGATGAAGCGCGCCGGTTATCCCGATGGCGTTGCGGCGGCGATCGTGGTCGGCGCGTCGACGCTCGGTCCGGTGATTCCGCCGTCGATTCCCTTCGTGCTCTATGGCGCCATCACCAGCGTCTCGATCACCCGGTTGTTCCTGGCCGGATGCCTGCCGGGCATTGTCATGGGCGGTGCGATGATGCTGGCCATCTACCTGATGGCGGGTCCGCGCGGTTTGCCCTGCGATCAATTGACAAGCGATTACTGGCCGAAGCTCTGGGTCGCCACCAAGCGCGCATTTTTCCCGCTGATGGCGCCGATCATCATCATCGGCGGCATGATGACGGGATTTTTCACGCCGACCGAAGCGGCGGTGGTCGCCTCGCTGTACGCGCTCGGTCTTGGTTTCTACTACAAGGACCTCAAGCTCAAGGATCTGCCCGACGTGTTGTTCACGACGATCAAGCAGACCTGCGGACTCATGTTCATCATCGCGACGGCCAACTTCTTCGGCTGGTTTGTCATCTTCGAGCGGATTCCGGACACGCTGATCGCGCAGTTGCTGGCGCTCGGGACGACCCCGGCCGGCTTCATCTGGATCGTCATCGCCATTGTCCTGGTGCTCGGTTGCTTCATCGACGGCAATGCCATCTTCCTGATCACGCTGCCGATTTTCATGAAGCTCTGTCCGATGTACGGCGTCGATATGGTGAACTTTGGTGTCGTCATGACGCTGCTGATCATGATCGGCAACATGACACCGCCGGTCGGCATGTGCCTGTTCGCGGTCGATAGCTTCGCCAAGATAGGGGTCTGGAAACTCGCCTATGAGAGCATGCCGCACCTGCTGGCCATCCTCGCAGTCACCATTCTCTGCGCCTTCGTTCCCGAAATCGCGTTGTGCGTTCCGGACTGGCTGATGGGACCGGGTAACTGA